A window of the Chlorocebus sabaeus isolate Y175 chromosome 8, mChlSab1.0.hap1, whole genome shotgun sequence genome harbors these coding sequences:
- the LOC140712178 gene encoding SH3 domain and tetratricopeptide repeat-containing protein 1-like, protein MGNRKVELQLQLCNKLVALLATLEKPQEGLEFAYVALALRITLGDRLNEHVAYHRLATLHHRLGHGKLAEHFYLKTL, encoded by the exons ATGGGGAACCGCAAGGTGGAGCTGCAGCTACAGCTGTGCAACAAGCTGGTGGCACTCCTGGCCACACTGGAGAAGCCCCAGGAGGGCTTGGAGTTTGCCTACGTGGCCCTAGCACTCAGGATCACTCTGG GGGACCGGCTGAACGAGCACGTGGCCTACCACCGGCTGGCCACCCTGCACCATCGGCTGGGCCATGGCAAGCTGGCGGAGCACTTCTACCTCAAGACCCTGTAG